In Parus major isolate Abel chromosome 3, Parus_major1.1, whole genome shotgun sequence, the following are encoded in one genomic region:
- the LOC107201100 gene encoding b(0,+)-type amino acid transporter 1-like has protein sequence MRERKTTDPLHSSTDLSEGKEKLRLRQEVGLISSVSLIAGTMIGSGIFMSPEWVLHHMGNPASSLLIWAACGLLAMFGALSYAELGTIIKESGGEYIYILRIFGSFPAFLFAYTSVILVRPAGLAAVCLSFAEYAIAPFYPGCSSPQVAVKCTAAACILILTIINCLNVRLATSVMNIFTAAKLLALLVIVVGGLVLLAKGQTQSFQNGFQGTTSGIGAVGVAFYQGLWSYDGWNNLNYVTEELKKPEVTLPRALMIAIPLVTCLYLLVNVSYLAAMTPSELLSSGAVAVTWGDKVLGSWAWLISLSVALSTFGSSNGTFFSGGRVCYIAAREGHMPDILSMAHVRCLTPSPALLFTSAMSLIMIISGSFTSIVNFFSFVAWLFYGMTISGLLYLKIKKPELPRSYKVPIIIPIIVLVAAVYLVLAPIIDQPQIEILYIVLFIFSGIIFYFPLVHFKYHPRFLQRATLHLQLLLEVAPTTRDAN, from the exons ATGAGGGAAAGGAAGACAACAGATCCACTTCATTCGTCCACAGATCTGAgtgaagggaaggagaagtTAAGACTGAGACAAGAAGTTGGCCTGATTAGCAGTGTGTCATTAATTGCAGGCACCATGATAGGCTCAGGGATCTTTATGTCCCCTGAGTGGGTACTACATCACATGGGGaaccctgccagcagcctgctgATCTGGGCAGCATGTGGTCTCCTGGCCATGTTTGGAGCCTTGTCGTACGCTGAGCTTGGAACAATAATTAAAGAGTCTGGAGGagaatatatttacattttgaggatttttggttcctttcctgctttccttttcgCCTACACTTCTGTCATCCTGGTGAGACCAGCTGGTTTGGCAGCTGTCTGTCTGAGCTTTGCTGAGTACGCCATTGCGCCGTTCTACCCAGGATGCTCATCTCCGCAGGTTGCCGTCAAATGtacagctgctgcctgcatcCTGATCTTAACTATCATCAACTGTCTCAACGTGAGGCTGGCAACATCTGTTATGAACATTTTTACAGCTGCCAAACTCTTGGCTTTGTTGGTGATCGTGGTGGGTGGATTGGTGCTGCTTGCCAAGGGACAAACTCAGAGTTTTCAGAATGGTTTTCAAGGCACGACTTCAGGTATTGGGGCAGTTGGAGTGGCTTTTTACCAGGGACTCTGGTCCTATGATGGATGGAACAACCTAAATTATGTGACTGAGGAACTGAAGAAGCCTGag GTGACCCTCCCCAGAGCTCTGATGATCGCCATTCCTTTGGTTACGTGCCTGTATTTGCTGGTAAACGTGAGCTACCTGGCAGCCATGACTCCCTCTGAGCTGCTGTCttcaggagctgtggctgtcacCTGGGG GGACAAAGTCCTGGGCAGCTGGGCATGGCTCATCTCCCTGTCGGTGGCCCTGTCTACGTTTGGTTCATCGAATGGCACGTTCTTCAGTGGAGGCCGTGTGTGCTACATTGCTGCCAGGGAGGGACATATG ccaGACATTCTGTCCATGGCTCACGTGAGATGCCTCACGCCCTCCCCTGCTCTACTGTTTACATCTGCCATGTCTTTAATAATGATAATATCAGGAAGCTTTACCAGTATCGTGAACTTTTTCAG TTTTGTGGCATGGCTTTTCTATGGAATGACTATTTCTGGGctcctgtatttaaaaatcaagaaaccAGAACTGCCAAGATCTTACAAG GTTCCAATTATCATCCCCATAAttgtgctggtggcagctgtgTACCTGGTGTTAGCTCCCATCATTGACCAACCCCAAATAGAGATCCTCTACATCGTCCTGTTCATCTTCAGTGgcatcattttttatttcccactggTTCACTTTAAGTACCATCCTCGCTTCTTACAGAGAGCCACTTTACACCTCCAGTTGTTGCTGGAAGTTGCTCCAACTACCAGGGATGCAAATTGA